One part of the Symphalangus syndactylus isolate Jambi chromosome 1, NHGRI_mSymSyn1-v2.1_pri, whole genome shotgun sequence genome encodes these proteins:
- the USP19 gene encoding ubiquitin carboxyl-terminal hydrolase 19 isoform X15 — MAPLQIGGVAWSQAMTSLTWCPLSEASICVGLLWLSVPCWRIWPQRVAKIAGPGRKRRSPDPDAVADPGALWLSTKRLKMSGGASATGPRRGPPGLEDATSKKKQKDRANQESKDGDPRKETGSRYVAQAGLELLASGDPSASASRAAGITGSRHHTRLFFPSSSGSASTPREEQTKEELLLDWRQSAEEVIVKLRVGVGPLQLEDVDAAFTDTDCVVRFAGGQQWGGVFYAEIKSSCAKVQTRKGSLLHLTLPKKVPMLTWPSLLKPLGTQELVPGLQCQENGQELSPIALEPGPEPHRAKQEARNQKRAQGRGEVGSGAGPGAQAGPSAKRAVHLCRGPEGEGSRDDPGPRGDAPPFVADPATQVEADEQLCIPPLNPQACLLGSEENLAPLAGEKAVPPGNDPVSPAMVRCRNPGKDDCAKEEMAVAADGATLVDEPESMVNLAFVKNDSYEKGPDSVVVHVYVKEICRDTSRVLFREQDFTLIFQTRDGNFLRLHPGCGPHTIFRWQVKLRNLIEPEQCTFCFTASRIDICLRKRQSQRWGGLEAPAARGAVGGAKVAVPTGPTPLDSTPPGGAPHPLTGQEEARAVEKDKSKARSEDTGLDNVAARTPMEHVTPKPETHLASPKPTCMVPPMPHSPVSGDSVEEEEEEEKKVCLPGFTGLVNLGNTCFMNSVIQSLSNTRELRDFFHDRSFEAEINYNNPLGTGGRLAIGFAVLLRALWKGTHHAFQPSKLKAIVASKASQFTGYAQHDAQEFMAFLLDGLHEDLNRIQNKPYTETVDSDGRPDEVVAEEAWQRHKMRNDSFIVDLFQGQYKSKLVCPVCAKVSITFDPFLYLPVPLPQKQKVLPVFYFAREPHSKPIKFLVSVSKENSTASEVLDSLSQSVHVKPENLRLAEVIKNRFHRVFLPSHSLDTVSPSDMLLCFELLSSELAKERVVVLEVQQRPQVPSVPISKCAACQRKQQSEDEKLKRCTRCYRVGYCNQLCQKTHWPDHKGLCRPENIGYPFLVSVPASRLTYARLAQLLEGYARYSVSVFQPPFQPGRMALESQSPGCTTLLSTGSLEVGDSERDPIQPPELQLVTPMAEGDTGLPRVWAAPDRGPVPSTSGISSEMLASGPIEVGSLSAGERVSRPEAAVPGYQHPSEAMNAHTPQFFIYKIDSSSREQRLEDKGDTPLELGDDCSLALVWRNNERLQEFVLVASKELECAEDPGSAGEAARAGHFTLDQCLNLFTRPEVLAPEEAWYCPQCKQHREASKQLLLWRLPNVLIVQLKRFSFRSFIWRDKINDLVEFPVRNLDLSKFCIGQKEEQLPSYDLYAVINHYGGMIGGHYTACARLPNDRSSQRSDVGWRLFDDSTVTTVDESQVVTRYAYVLFYRRRNSPVERPPRAGHSEHHRDLGPAAEAAASQGLGPGQAPEVAPTRTAPERFAPSVDRPAPTYSNMEEVD, encoded by the exons ATGGCTCCTCTCCAGATTGGTGGAGTAGCCTGGTCCCAGGCCATGACTTCCTTGACCTGGTGCCCCCTCAGTGAGGCTTCCATCTGTGTGGGACTGTTATG GCTCTCAGTTCCTTGCTGGAGAATTTGGCCACAAAGAGTTGCCAAGATAGCTGGGCCAGGAAGAAAGCGCCGCAGCCCTGACCCAGACGCTGTTGCCGACCCCGGGGCACTCTGGCTGTCGACCAAGCGCCTCAAGATGTCTGGTGGGGCCAGTGCCACAGGCCCAAGGAGAGGGCCCCCAGGACTGGAGGACGCCACTAGTAAGAAGAAGCAGAAGGATCGAGCAAACCAGGAGAGCAAGGATGGAGATCCTAGGAAAG agacagggtctcgatatgttgcccaggctggtcttgaacttctggcgtcaggtgatccttctgcctcagcctcccgtgcagctgggatcacaggctcacgccaccacacccggctattctTTCCTTCATCGTCAGGGTCAGCATCCACTCCTCGAGAGGAGCAGACCAAAGAGG AGTTGCTGCTCGATTGGAGGCAGAGTGCAGAAGAGGTGATTGTCAAGCTTCGTGTGGGAGTAGGTCCCCTGCAGCTGGAGGATGTAGATGCTGCTTTCACAGATACGGACTGTGTGGTACGGTTTGCAG GTGGTCAGCAGTGGGGTGGTGTCTTCTATGCTGAGATAAAAAGCTCTTGTGCTAAAGTGCAAACCCGCAAGGGCAGTCTCCTGCACCTGACACTGCCCAAAAAGGTGCCTATGCTCACGTGGCCCTCCCTCCTG AAACCTCTAGGGACCCAGGAGCTGGTGCCGGGGCTGCAGTGCCAGGAGAATGGGCAGGAACTGTCTCCCATTGCCCTGGAGCCAGGCCCTGAGCCCCACCGGGCTAAGCAGGAGGCCCGGAACCAGAAGCGGGCCCAGGGCCGTGGTGAGGTAGGCTCAGGGGCTGGCCCCGGGGCCCAGGCAGGGCCCAGCGCCAAGAGGGCTGTGCATCTCTGCAGAGGGCCAGAGGGGGAAGGGTCCAGGGATGACCCTGGACCCCGGGGTGATGCCCCACCCTTCGTGGCTGACCCAGCCACCCAG GTTGAGGCTGATGAACAGCTTTGCATACCACCGCTGAACCCCCAAgcctgccttctgggctcagagGAGAATTTAGCCCCTTTGGCAGGAGAGAAAGCAGTGCCTCCCGGGAATGACCCAGTCTCTCCAGCCATGGTCCGGTGCAGAAACCCTGGGAAAGATGACTGTGCCAAGGAGGAGATGGCAGTGGCAGCAGATGGTGCAACCTTGGTGGATG AGCCTGAGTCGATGGTGAACCTGGCATTTGTCAAGAATGACTCGTATGAGAAGGGCCCGGATTCAGTGGTGGTGCACGTGTACGTGAAGGAGATCTGCAGGGACACCTCAAGAGTACTTTTCCGTGAGCAGGACTTCACGCTCATCTTCCAGACCAG GGATGGAAACTTCCTGAGGCTGCACCCGGGCTGTGGGCCCCACACCATCTTCCGTTGGCAGGTGAAGCTCAG GAATCTGATTGAGCCAGAGCAGTGCACCTTCTGTTTCACGGCTTCTCGCATCGACATCTGCCTTCGTAAGAGGCAGAGTCAGCGCTGGGGGGGCCTGGAGGCCCCGGCTGCACGAG GTGCAGTGGGTGGTGCAAAGGTTGCCGTGCCGACAGGTCCAACCCCTCTGGATTCAACCCCACCAGGAGgtgctccccaccccctgacaggccagGAGGAGGCCCGGGCTGTGGAGAAGGATAAATCCAAGGCACGATCTGAGGACACAGGGCTAGACAATGTGGCAGCGCGCACACCCATGGAGCATGTAACCCCAAAGCCAGAGACACATCTGGCCTCG CCCAAGCCTACATGCATGGTGCCTCCCATGCCCCACAGCCCAGTTAGTGGAGACAgcgtggaggaggaggaagaggaagagaagaaggtgtGTCTGCCAGGCTTCACTGGCCTTGTCAATTTAGGCAACACCTGCTTCATGAACAGCGTCATTCAGTCTCTGTCCAACACTCGGGAACTCCGGGACTTCTTCCATG ACCGCTCCTTTGAGGCTGAGATCAACTACAACAACCCACTAGGGACTGGTGGGCGTCTGGCCATTGGCTTTGCAGTGCTGCTTCGGGCGCTGTGGAAGGGCACCCACCATGCCTTCCAGCCTTCCAAGTTGAAG GCCATTGTGGCGAGTAAGGCCAGCCAGTTCACAGGCTATGCACAGCATGATGCCCAGGAGTTCATGGCTTTCCTGCTGGATGGGCTGCACGAGGACCTGAATCGCATTCAGAACAAGCCCTACACAGAGACCGTGGATTCAGATGGGCGGCCCGATGAG GTGGTAGCTGAGGAAGCATGGCAGCGGCACAAGATGAGGAATGACTCTTTCATCGTGGACCTATTTCAGGGGCAGTACAAGTCAAAGCTGGTGTGCCCTGTGTGTGCCAAG GTCTCCATCACTTTTGACCCGTTTCTTTATCTGCCGGTGCCCTTGCCACAAAAGCAAAAGGTTCTCCCTGTCTTTTATTTTGCCCGAGAGCCCCACAGCAAGCCCATCAAG TTCCTGGTGAGCGTCAGCAAGGAGAACTCCACTGCAAGCGAAGTATTGGACTCCCTCTCTCAGAGCGTTCATGTGAAGCCTGAGAACCTGCGTTTGGCGGAG GTAATTAAGAATCGTTTCCATCGTGTGTTCCTACCCTCCCACTCACTGGACACTGTGTCCCCATCTGATATGCTCCTCTGCTTTGAGCTCCTATCCTCAGAGTTGGCTAAGGAGCGGGTAGTGGTGCTAGAGGTGCAACAG CGCCCCCAGGTGCCCAGCGTCCCCATCTCCAAGTGTGCAGCCTGCCAGCGGAAGCAACAGTCGGAGGATGAAAAGCTGAAGCGCTGTACCCGGTGCTACCGTGTGGGCTACTGCAACCA GCTCTGCCAGAAAACCCACTGGCCTGACCACAAGGGCCTCTGCCGACCTGAGAACATTGGCTACCCCTTCCTCGTCAGTGTACCTGCCTCACGCCTCACTTATGCCCGCCTTGCTCAGTTGCTAGAGGGCTATGCCCG GTACTCTGTGAGTGTATTCCAGCCACCCTTTCAGCCTGGCCGCATGGCCTTGGAGTCTCAGAGCCCTGGCTGCACCACACTGCTCTCCACTGGCTCCCTGGAGGTTGGGGACAGCGAGAGGGACCCCATTCAGCCACCTGAGCTCCAGCTCGTGACCCCTATGGCTGAGGGGGACACAGGGCTTCCCCGGGTGTGGGCAGCCCCTGACCGGGGTCCTGTGCCCAGCACCAGTGGAATTTCTTCTGAGATGCTGGCCAGTGGGCCCATTGAGGTTGGCTCCTTGTCTGCTGGTGAGAGGGTGTCCCGACCCGAAG CTGCTGTGCCTGGGTACCAGCATCCAAGTGAAGCTATGAATGCCCACACACCCcagttcttcatctataaaattgacTCATCCAGCCGAGAGCAGCGGCTAGAGGACAAAG GAGACACCCCACTGGAGCTGGGTGACGACTGTAGCCTGGCTCTCGTCTGGCGGAACAACGAGCGCTTGCAGGAGTTTGTGTTGGTAGCCTCCAAGGAGCTGGAATGTGCTGAGGATCCAGGCTCTGCCGGTGAGGCTGCCCGGGCCGGCCACTTCACCCTGGACCAGTGCCTCAACCTCTTCACACGGCCTGAGGTGCTGGCACCCGAGGAGGCCTG GTACTGCCCACAGTGCAAACAGCACCGTGAGGCCTCCAAGCAGCTGTTGCTATGGCGCCTGCCAAATGTTCTCATCGTGCAGCTCAAGCGCTTCTCCTTTCGTAGTTTTATCTGGCGTGATAAGATCAATGACTTGGTGGAGTTCCCTGTTAG GAACCTGGACCTGAGCAAGTTCTGCATTGGTCAGAAAGAGGAGCAGCTGCCCAGCTACGATCTATATGCTGTCATCAACCACTATGGAGGCATGATTGGTGGCCACTACACTGCCTGTGCACGCCTGCCCAATGATCGTAGCAGTCAGCGCAGTGACGTGG GCTGGCGCTTGTTTGATGACAGCACAGTGACAACGGTAGACGAGAGCCAGGTTGTGACGCGTTATGCCTATGTACTCTTCTACCGCCGGCGGAACTCTCCTGTGGAGAGGCCCCCCAGGGCAGGTCACTCTGAGCACCACCGAGACCTAGGCCCTGCAGCTGAGGCTGCTGCCAGCCAG
- the USP19 gene encoding ubiquitin carboxyl-terminal hydrolase 19 isoform X17, producing MAPLQIGGVAWSQAMTSLTWCPLSEASICVGLLWLSVPCWRIWPQRVAKIAGPGRKRRSPDPDAVADPGALWLSTKRLKMSGGASATGPRRGPPGLEDATSKKKQKDRANQESKDGDPRKETGSRYVAQAGLELLASGDPSASASRAAGITGSRHHTRLFFPSSSGSASTPREEQTKEELLLDWRQSAEEVIVKLRVGVGPLQLEDVDAAFTDTDCVVRFAGGQQWGGVFYAEIKSSCAKVQTRKGSLLHLTLPKKVPMLTWPSLLKPLGTQELVPGLQCQENGQELSPIALEPGPEPHRAKQEARNQKRAQGRGEVGSGAGPGAQAGPSAKRAVHLCRGPEGEGSRDDPGPRGDAPPFVADPATQVEADEQLCIPPLNPQACLLGSEENLAPLAGEKAVPPGNDPVSPAMVRCRNPGKDDCAKEEMAVAADGATLVDEPESMVNLAFVKNDSYEKGPDSVVVHVYVKEICRDTSRVLFREQDFTLIFQTRDGNFLRLHPGCGPHTIFRWQVKLRNLIEPEQCTFCFTASRIDICLRKRQSQRWGGLEAPAARVGGAKVAVPTGPTPLDSTPPGGAPHPLTGQEEARAVEKDKSKARSEDTGLDNVAARTPMEHVTPKPETHLASPKPTCMVPPMPHSPVSGDSVEEEEEEEKKVCLPGFTGLVNLGNTCFMNSVIQSLSNTRELRDFFHDRSFEAEINYNNPLGTGGRLAIGFAVLLRALWKGTHHAFQPSKLKAIVASKASQFTGYAQHDAQEFMAFLLDGLHEDLNRIQNKPYTETVDSDGRPDEVVAEEAWQRHKMRNDSFIVDLFQGQYKSKLVCPVCAKVSITFDPFLYLPVPLPQKQKVLPVFYFAREPHSKPIKFLVSVSKENSTASEVLDSLSQSVHVKPENLRLAEVIKNRFHRVFLPSHSLDTVSPSDMLLCFELLSSELAKERVVVLEVQQRPQVPSVPISKCAACQRKQQSEDEKLKRCTRCYRVGYCNQLCQKTHWPDHKGLCRPENIGYPFLVSVPASRLTYARLAQLLEGYARYSVSVFQPPFQPGRMALESQSPGCTTLLSTGSLEVGDSERDPIQPPELQLVTPMAEGDTGLPRVWAAPDRGPVPSTSGISSEMLASGPIEVGSLSAGERVSRPEAAVPGYQHPSEAMNAHTPQFFIYKIDSSSREQRLEDKGDTPLELGDDCSLALVWRNNERLQEFVLVASKELECAEDPGSAGEAARAGHFTLDQCLNLFTRPEVLAPEEAWYCPQCKQHREASKQLLLWRLPNVLIVQLKRFSFRSFIWRDKINDLVEFPVRNLDLSKFCIGQKEEQLPSYDLYAVINHYGGMIGGHYTACARLPNDRSSQRSDVGWRLFDDSTVTTVDESQVVTRYAYVLFYRRRNSPVERPPRAGHSEHHRDLGPAAEAAASQGLGPGQAPEVAPTRTAPERFAPSVDRPAPTYSNMEEVD from the exons ATGGCTCCTCTCCAGATTGGTGGAGTAGCCTGGTCCCAGGCCATGACTTCCTTGACCTGGTGCCCCCTCAGTGAGGCTTCCATCTGTGTGGGACTGTTATG GCTCTCAGTTCCTTGCTGGAGAATTTGGCCACAAAGAGTTGCCAAGATAGCTGGGCCAGGAAGAAAGCGCCGCAGCCCTGACCCAGACGCTGTTGCCGACCCCGGGGCACTCTGGCTGTCGACCAAGCGCCTCAAGATGTCTGGTGGGGCCAGTGCCACAGGCCCAAGGAGAGGGCCCCCAGGACTGGAGGACGCCACTAGTAAGAAGAAGCAGAAGGATCGAGCAAACCAGGAGAGCAAGGATGGAGATCCTAGGAAAG agacagggtctcgatatgttgcccaggctggtcttgaacttctggcgtcaggtgatccttctgcctcagcctcccgtgcagctgggatcacaggctcacgccaccacacccggctattctTTCCTTCATCGTCAGGGTCAGCATCCACTCCTCGAGAGGAGCAGACCAAAGAGG AGTTGCTGCTCGATTGGAGGCAGAGTGCAGAAGAGGTGATTGTCAAGCTTCGTGTGGGAGTAGGTCCCCTGCAGCTGGAGGATGTAGATGCTGCTTTCACAGATACGGACTGTGTGGTACGGTTTGCAG GTGGTCAGCAGTGGGGTGGTGTCTTCTATGCTGAGATAAAAAGCTCTTGTGCTAAAGTGCAAACCCGCAAGGGCAGTCTCCTGCACCTGACACTGCCCAAAAAGGTGCCTATGCTCACGTGGCCCTCCCTCCTG AAACCTCTAGGGACCCAGGAGCTGGTGCCGGGGCTGCAGTGCCAGGAGAATGGGCAGGAACTGTCTCCCATTGCCCTGGAGCCAGGCCCTGAGCCCCACCGGGCTAAGCAGGAGGCCCGGAACCAGAAGCGGGCCCAGGGCCGTGGTGAGGTAGGCTCAGGGGCTGGCCCCGGGGCCCAGGCAGGGCCCAGCGCCAAGAGGGCTGTGCATCTCTGCAGAGGGCCAGAGGGGGAAGGGTCCAGGGATGACCCTGGACCCCGGGGTGATGCCCCACCCTTCGTGGCTGACCCAGCCACCCAG GTTGAGGCTGATGAACAGCTTTGCATACCACCGCTGAACCCCCAAgcctgccttctgggctcagagGAGAATTTAGCCCCTTTGGCAGGAGAGAAAGCAGTGCCTCCCGGGAATGACCCAGTCTCTCCAGCCATGGTCCGGTGCAGAAACCCTGGGAAAGATGACTGTGCCAAGGAGGAGATGGCAGTGGCAGCAGATGGTGCAACCTTGGTGGATG AGCCTGAGTCGATGGTGAACCTGGCATTTGTCAAGAATGACTCGTATGAGAAGGGCCCGGATTCAGTGGTGGTGCACGTGTACGTGAAGGAGATCTGCAGGGACACCTCAAGAGTACTTTTCCGTGAGCAGGACTTCACGCTCATCTTCCAGACCAG GGATGGAAACTTCCTGAGGCTGCACCCGGGCTGTGGGCCCCACACCATCTTCCGTTGGCAGGTGAAGCTCAG GAATCTGATTGAGCCAGAGCAGTGCACCTTCTGTTTCACGGCTTCTCGCATCGACATCTGCCTTCGTAAGAGGCAGAGTCAGCGCTGGGGGGGCCTGGAGGCCCCGGCTGCACGAG TGGGTGGTGCAAAGGTTGCCGTGCCGACAGGTCCAACCCCTCTGGATTCAACCCCACCAGGAGgtgctccccaccccctgacaggccagGAGGAGGCCCGGGCTGTGGAGAAGGATAAATCCAAGGCACGATCTGAGGACACAGGGCTAGACAATGTGGCAGCGCGCACACCCATGGAGCATGTAACCCCAAAGCCAGAGACACATCTGGCCTCG CCCAAGCCTACATGCATGGTGCCTCCCATGCCCCACAGCCCAGTTAGTGGAGACAgcgtggaggaggaggaagaggaagagaagaaggtgtGTCTGCCAGGCTTCACTGGCCTTGTCAATTTAGGCAACACCTGCTTCATGAACAGCGTCATTCAGTCTCTGTCCAACACTCGGGAACTCCGGGACTTCTTCCATG ACCGCTCCTTTGAGGCTGAGATCAACTACAACAACCCACTAGGGACTGGTGGGCGTCTGGCCATTGGCTTTGCAGTGCTGCTTCGGGCGCTGTGGAAGGGCACCCACCATGCCTTCCAGCCTTCCAAGTTGAAG GCCATTGTGGCGAGTAAGGCCAGCCAGTTCACAGGCTATGCACAGCATGATGCCCAGGAGTTCATGGCTTTCCTGCTGGATGGGCTGCACGAGGACCTGAATCGCATTCAGAACAAGCCCTACACAGAGACCGTGGATTCAGATGGGCGGCCCGATGAG GTGGTAGCTGAGGAAGCATGGCAGCGGCACAAGATGAGGAATGACTCTTTCATCGTGGACCTATTTCAGGGGCAGTACAAGTCAAAGCTGGTGTGCCCTGTGTGTGCCAAG GTCTCCATCACTTTTGACCCGTTTCTTTATCTGCCGGTGCCCTTGCCACAAAAGCAAAAGGTTCTCCCTGTCTTTTATTTTGCCCGAGAGCCCCACAGCAAGCCCATCAAG TTCCTGGTGAGCGTCAGCAAGGAGAACTCCACTGCAAGCGAAGTATTGGACTCCCTCTCTCAGAGCGTTCATGTGAAGCCTGAGAACCTGCGTTTGGCGGAG GTAATTAAGAATCGTTTCCATCGTGTGTTCCTACCCTCCCACTCACTGGACACTGTGTCCCCATCTGATATGCTCCTCTGCTTTGAGCTCCTATCCTCAGAGTTGGCTAAGGAGCGGGTAGTGGTGCTAGAGGTGCAACAG CGCCCCCAGGTGCCCAGCGTCCCCATCTCCAAGTGTGCAGCCTGCCAGCGGAAGCAACAGTCGGAGGATGAAAAGCTGAAGCGCTGTACCCGGTGCTACCGTGTGGGCTACTGCAACCA GCTCTGCCAGAAAACCCACTGGCCTGACCACAAGGGCCTCTGCCGACCTGAGAACATTGGCTACCCCTTCCTCGTCAGTGTACCTGCCTCACGCCTCACTTATGCCCGCCTTGCTCAGTTGCTAGAGGGCTATGCCCG GTACTCTGTGAGTGTATTCCAGCCACCCTTTCAGCCTGGCCGCATGGCCTTGGAGTCTCAGAGCCCTGGCTGCACCACACTGCTCTCCACTGGCTCCCTGGAGGTTGGGGACAGCGAGAGGGACCCCATTCAGCCACCTGAGCTCCAGCTCGTGACCCCTATGGCTGAGGGGGACACAGGGCTTCCCCGGGTGTGGGCAGCCCCTGACCGGGGTCCTGTGCCCAGCACCAGTGGAATTTCTTCTGAGATGCTGGCCAGTGGGCCCATTGAGGTTGGCTCCTTGTCTGCTGGTGAGAGGGTGTCCCGACCCGAAG CTGCTGTGCCTGGGTACCAGCATCCAAGTGAAGCTATGAATGCCCACACACCCcagttcttcatctataaaattgacTCATCCAGCCGAGAGCAGCGGCTAGAGGACAAAG GAGACACCCCACTGGAGCTGGGTGACGACTGTAGCCTGGCTCTCGTCTGGCGGAACAACGAGCGCTTGCAGGAGTTTGTGTTGGTAGCCTCCAAGGAGCTGGAATGTGCTGAGGATCCAGGCTCTGCCGGTGAGGCTGCCCGGGCCGGCCACTTCACCCTGGACCAGTGCCTCAACCTCTTCACACGGCCTGAGGTGCTGGCACCCGAGGAGGCCTG GTACTGCCCACAGTGCAAACAGCACCGTGAGGCCTCCAAGCAGCTGTTGCTATGGCGCCTGCCAAATGTTCTCATCGTGCAGCTCAAGCGCTTCTCCTTTCGTAGTTTTATCTGGCGTGATAAGATCAATGACTTGGTGGAGTTCCCTGTTAG GAACCTGGACCTGAGCAAGTTCTGCATTGGTCAGAAAGAGGAGCAGCTGCCCAGCTACGATCTATATGCTGTCATCAACCACTATGGAGGCATGATTGGTGGCCACTACACTGCCTGTGCACGCCTGCCCAATGATCGTAGCAGTCAGCGCAGTGACGTGG GCTGGCGCTTGTTTGATGACAGCACAGTGACAACGGTAGACGAGAGCCAGGTTGTGACGCGTTATGCCTATGTACTCTTCTACCGCCGGCGGAACTCTCCTGTGGAGAGGCCCCCCAGGGCAGGTCACTCTGAGCACCACCGAGACCTAGGCCCTGCAGCTGAGGCTGCTGCCAGCCAG